One window of the Pseudarthrobacter sp. ATCC 49987 genome contains the following:
- a CDS encoding FtsK/SpoIIIE domain-containing protein: MMLHCTLVPAPGSALTSGPLELAVEVPAGCPGVELQAAVSSRYGTGELTVARVPVAALKVGERPLVNGAVLVDGAVPSTVHDAAPLVLAVHSGPGAGLIFPLRRGRFRIGRSGTEVVIPDAELSREHALLDVTDAAVTLLDLGSANGIRVDGRKVVTATISTDSMIHCGGSSMSLAFGGTPGITGDAGSDVTEPLVVSNPTAHSNKAALLLAAVLPLAIGVGLAVLTGMWIFLAFTAVSAVSVLVPVVAGRRQRRELRAAVAAAVRADQDRRRRAAPSAGVLSLTGSFAEPGSPKVSATPTGPVWLRLGQAQQRANIRLEPPDFGLLPPLLGLMPVTLDPGTSVTTLRGPEPAVAGMVRSIVLQLAGYPAARQTRVLIHGPTPPLLAARFLPAAVLSAQESFTLETLAAGPGPGSERGVLIIVTARGTAGLCAAALSGGWQVLDCSGDPAAAPAAGTAIVLNERTGRLSSADSPLEFIPDLVPAGVFDRNCRRLGARAPEATPPAGLPAACSLGALIPVSAADITLRWTASAIAPGLPVTIGIGRSGPLRLDLTTDGPHFLVAGTTGSGKSELLRTLTAGLAAAHPPERVNLLFIDFKGGSGLRPLAGLTHCVGLLTDLDLDEMARTLVSLRAEVRRREELLAAYGAADLPGYESLGPVGQPLPHLVIIIDEFRMLVDEAPEALAELMRVAAIGRSLGIHLIMATQRPQGAVSADIRANVTSCIALRVQSELESIDIINSRLAAAIPITRPGRAYLVRGNEAPEEFQTATVTPPLQEMPGSPTVMEAMEFLNGAPAGPFPDQADGTTPPPSQAALTRLTEAVAAVWEATGRGKPGRPVAEPLPGSVPFPADGRRNRIRLGLLDLPGEQRVAEFGWHPGTDGHLGLIPGLNGGADAVLRLIVDQLVTCDDESHVYILDAAGAFSALISASRVGAVAGLHELRRAARVLERVSEEMARRLSAIGTADPPALVLALCGWGSWVSAFRSGPLAWAEDLVLDIVRDGARAGITVLVAGERELVTSRFFAAIPNRIFLPAGSTEEGRLAWPRLPATKAAVGRVVAFGPISIAPSLSGHVGQLFDPVPPAILDEPIRGEALPAARTRPFRIEPLPQRVTVAEVRSRAGPGLGGSGGAAIDPAGTPPASKSPPLPGHLCLGVGGDELLPAGLHLPPGAVLAVLGGHASGKSSLLSALPGLNPAASCLRPLAATDPESYWSGTHDAALTGTLDPKAILLMDDLDLQSPKTNSRLLLLNSLGWRVVLTAGFNPAVRQRVPLTQIAVGQGRGVLIAPRTLMDGDLFGVRFELEQSPPPGRAVLISDGRARTVQLAFDPAAEGSLSP; the protein is encoded by the coding sequence ATGATGCTGCACTGCACCCTGGTTCCGGCTCCGGGGTCCGCACTCACCTCCGGACCTCTGGAGCTGGCCGTCGAAGTACCCGCCGGGTGCCCCGGCGTGGAACTTCAGGCGGCCGTCTCCTCGCGCTACGGGACCGGGGAGCTGACGGTGGCCCGGGTCCCGGTGGCTGCGTTGAAAGTCGGCGAACGCCCCCTCGTTAATGGCGCCGTGCTGGTGGATGGCGCCGTGCCGTCCACTGTCCACGACGCAGCACCGCTGGTACTTGCCGTGCACAGCGGGCCGGGTGCCGGTTTGATCTTTCCGCTGCGGCGTGGGCGGTTCCGGATCGGACGCAGCGGCACCGAGGTTGTCATCCCGGATGCCGAGCTGTCCCGGGAACATGCGCTGCTCGACGTTACTGATGCCGCCGTCACCCTCCTCGATCTTGGGAGTGCCAACGGGATCCGCGTCGACGGAAGGAAAGTAGTGACGGCGACAATCTCCACGGATTCCATGATTCACTGCGGCGGCTCGTCCATGTCACTTGCTTTCGGCGGTACTCCCGGAATCACCGGCGATGCCGGGTCCGATGTCACGGAACCGCTAGTGGTCAGCAATCCCACGGCGCACAGCAACAAGGCGGCCCTCCTGCTCGCTGCGGTTCTGCCCCTGGCCATCGGTGTGGGCCTGGCCGTCCTGACGGGCATGTGGATCTTCCTGGCCTTCACCGCCGTGTCCGCGGTTTCGGTGTTGGTGCCTGTCGTTGCGGGCCGAAGGCAGCGCCGCGAGCTGAGGGCGGCTGTCGCCGCGGCCGTGCGTGCGGACCAGGACCGACGACGGCGGGCCGCGCCATCCGCCGGCGTACTGTCCCTGACAGGATCTTTCGCGGAACCCGGCTCTCCGAAGGTGTCTGCCACGCCCACGGGTCCGGTGTGGTTGCGGCTGGGACAGGCACAACAAAGGGCGAATATCAGGCTGGAACCGCCGGATTTCGGTTTGCTGCCTCCGCTGCTTGGACTCATGCCTGTAACCCTTGATCCCGGAACATCGGTGACGACTCTTCGCGGGCCGGAACCAGCTGTCGCCGGAATGGTCAGGTCCATCGTTTTGCAGCTTGCCGGCTACCCCGCGGCCCGGCAGACCAGGGTCCTCATTCACGGGCCCACCCCGCCGCTGCTTGCCGCGCGCTTCCTGCCGGCTGCGGTGCTCTCCGCGCAGGAAAGTTTCACTCTGGAAACCCTTGCCGCCGGTCCGGGCCCGGGGTCTGAGCGCGGGGTGCTGATCATCGTCACGGCCCGGGGAACCGCCGGACTATGCGCCGCAGCGCTCAGCGGCGGCTGGCAGGTGCTCGATTGTTCCGGTGATCCGGCGGCGGCTCCGGCAGCCGGTACTGCCATCGTGCTCAATGAACGCACCGGCCGGCTTTCATCGGCCGACTCCCCGCTGGAGTTCATTCCCGATCTTGTTCCCGCCGGCGTCTTCGACCGCAACTGCCGCCGCCTGGGGGCACGAGCCCCCGAGGCAACTCCCCCGGCGGGGCTCCCCGCTGCCTGCTCCCTGGGCGCACTGATCCCGGTCTCGGCGGCGGACATCACCTTGCGCTGGACCGCATCCGCGATCGCGCCGGGCCTTCCAGTCACGATCGGCATCGGACGTTCCGGCCCGCTGCGGTTGGATCTCACGACGGACGGTCCCCATTTCCTAGTGGCGGGCACCACCGGCTCCGGAAAATCGGAATTGCTGCGGACTCTGACCGCGGGGTTGGCGGCGGCCCATCCACCCGAGCGCGTCAACCTGCTGTTCATCGATTTCAAGGGCGGCTCGGGCCTGCGCCCGCTGGCTGGCCTCACACATTGCGTCGGCCTCCTCACGGATCTCGACCTTGATGAAATGGCCCGCACCCTGGTCTCCCTGCGGGCCGAAGTCCGCCGCCGGGAGGAACTCCTCGCCGCGTACGGGGCCGCGGATCTCCCGGGCTACGAGTCACTTGGTCCAGTGGGGCAGCCACTGCCCCATCTGGTGATCATCATCGACGAATTCCGGATGCTGGTTGATGAGGCACCGGAAGCGCTTGCCGAGCTCATGCGGGTTGCTGCCATCGGCCGCTCACTGGGGATACACCTCATCATGGCAACCCAGCGCCCCCAGGGCGCCGTTTCCGCGGACATCCGTGCGAACGTGACCAGCTGCATCGCGTTGAGGGTCCAGTCCGAGCTGGAATCCATCGACATCATCAATTCCCGGCTGGCGGCAGCGATCCCGATTACGCGTCCGGGCCGCGCCTACCTGGTCCGCGGGAACGAAGCGCCGGAGGAGTTCCAGACGGCCACGGTCACGCCGCCCCTGCAAGAGATGCCTGGCAGCCCAACTGTGATGGAGGCGATGGAATTCCTCAACGGCGCGCCGGCGGGTCCGTTCCCTGACCAGGCGGACGGCACCACCCCGCCACCGTCGCAGGCGGCGTTGACACGGCTGACGGAAGCAGTGGCGGCCGTGTGGGAGGCGACCGGCCGGGGGAAACCGGGCCGCCCCGTCGCAGAGCCCCTCCCCGGGAGCGTGCCGTTTCCCGCGGACGGCCGCCGCAACCGGATCAGGCTGGGGCTGCTGGACCTTCCCGGGGAGCAACGCGTCGCCGAGTTCGGCTGGCATCCGGGCACAGACGGCCACCTGGGTCTTATCCCGGGGCTCAACGGAGGTGCAGATGCCGTCCTGCGGCTCATCGTGGATCAGCTCGTGACCTGCGATGACGAATCGCACGTATACATCCTGGACGCTGCCGGTGCATTCAGTGCACTAATCAGCGCCTCCAGGGTCGGGGCAGTTGCCGGGCTGCACGAACTCCGCCGGGCCGCGCGGGTGCTGGAGCGCGTCTCGGAAGAAATGGCCCGGCGTCTGAGCGCCATCGGTACGGCAGACCCGCCTGCCCTCGTCCTCGCCCTGTGCGGCTGGGGGTCCTGGGTATCGGCGTTCAGATCCGGCCCGCTGGCTTGGGCCGAAGATCTGGTCCTGGACATCGTTCGCGACGGCGCAAGGGCAGGGATCACGGTACTTGTGGCGGGTGAACGCGAGCTCGTGACGTCACGGTTCTTCGCGGCCATTCCGAACCGGATCTTCCTGCCCGCCGGCTCAACGGAAGAGGGGCGGCTCGCCTGGCCCCGGCTGCCTGCCACCAAGGCGGCTGTCGGCCGGGTTGTCGCTTTTGGGCCAATCTCCATCGCGCCTTCGCTGTCCGGGCACGTGGGACAGCTCTTCGATCCTGTTCCCCCGGCCATCCTGGACGAGCCCATCCGGGGCGAGGCCCTCCCGGCCGCGCGGACCCGGCCGTTCCGCATCGAACCCCTGCCTCAAAGGGTGACGGTCGCCGAAGTCCGCTCCCGGGCGGGGCCAGGCCTTGGAGGCAGCGGCGGCGCCGCCATAGACCCTGCCGGCACACCGCCGGCTTCGAAGTCTCCTCCCCTGCCCGGGCATCTGTGCCTCGGGGTCGGGGGCGACGAACTCCTCCCGGCAGGCCTCCATTTGCCTCCCGGCGCCGTTCTTGCCGTCCTCGGTGGCCATGCTTCAGGGAAGAGCTCGCTGCTGTCGGCCCTGCCTGGCCTCAATCCGGCCGCCAGCTGTCTCCGGCCCCTGGCGGCGACCGATCCGGAGAGTTACTGGTCAGGGACCCACGATGCCGCCCTCACCGGAACACTGGACCCCAAGGCGATTCTCCTGATGGACGACCTCGATCTGCAGTCGCCCAAAACGAACAGCCGGCTGCTCCTGCTAAACAGCCTCGGATGGCGCGTGGTCCTGACTGCCGGCTTCAACCCGGCTGTTCGGCAGCGGGTACCGCTGACGCAGATTGCGGTTGGTCAGGGGCGGGGGGTCCTGATCGCCCCGAGGACGCTGATGGACGGAGACCTGTTCGGGGTCAGGTTCGAACTC
- the glf gene encoding UDP-galactopyranose mutase, with translation MTADLVIVGSGFFGLTIAERAATELGLKVVVIDRREHIGGNAYSEKEEQTGIEVHRYGAHLFHTSNERVWEYVNRFTTFTNYVHKVYGVHKGEVYSLPINLSTINQFFRANLTPGQARELIKEQAGELAGTDPQNLNDKGIQLIGRPLYEAFIKHYTGKQWQTDPKDLPAGIISRLPVRYNYDNRYFNDKYEGLPTNGYTAWIEKMAEHPNIEVRLNTDFFDESHEYSKGKVVGSIPVIYTGPVDRYFDFAEGDLSWRTIDFEKEVLDVGDFQGTSVVNYNDADVPYTRIIEPRHFHPERDYQTEKTVIMREFSRAAEKGDEPYYPINTATDRERLLKYRDLAAAEKDVLFGGRLGTYKYLDMHMAIGSALTMFDNQIRPHFEGGAKIESGGVDA, from the coding sequence GTGACCGCTGACCTCGTCATCGTAGGGTCGGGCTTCTTCGGCCTGACCATCGCAGAACGGGCCGCTACAGAGCTGGGCTTGAAGGTCGTTGTCATCGACCGCCGGGAGCACATCGGCGGCAATGCCTACAGCGAAAAGGAAGAGCAGACCGGCATCGAGGTGCACCGTTACGGTGCACACCTTTTCCACACCTCGAACGAGCGCGTTTGGGAGTACGTCAACCGTTTCACGACATTCACCAACTACGTTCACAAGGTGTACGGCGTTCACAAGGGTGAGGTCTACTCCCTGCCGATCAACCTGTCCACCATCAACCAGTTCTTCCGCGCCAACCTGACCCCGGGCCAGGCCCGGGAACTGATCAAGGAACAGGCCGGGGAACTTGCCGGGACCGATCCGCAGAACTTGAACGACAAGGGCATCCAGCTCATTGGCCGTCCGCTGTACGAGGCCTTCATCAAGCACTACACCGGCAAGCAGTGGCAGACGGACCCCAAGGACCTGCCCGCGGGCATCATTTCCCGCCTCCCGGTGCGCTACAACTACGACAACCGCTACTTCAACGACAAGTACGAGGGCCTGCCGACAAACGGCTACACCGCGTGGATCGAGAAGATGGCGGAGCACCCGAACATCGAGGTCCGGCTCAACACGGACTTCTTCGACGAATCGCACGAATACAGCAAAGGCAAGGTTGTCGGTAGCATCCCGGTCATCTACACCGGGCCGGTAGACCGGTACTTCGATTTCGCCGAGGGCGACCTTTCCTGGCGCACTATCGACTTCGAGAAGGAAGTCCTCGACGTCGGCGACTTCCAGGGAACGTCGGTAGTCAACTACAACGACGCCGATGTGCCCTACACCCGCATTATCGAGCCGCGCCATTTCCACCCGGAGCGCGACTACCAGACGGAAAAGACCGTCATCATGCGCGAGTTCTCCCGCGCAGCGGAGAAGGGCGACGAGCCCTACTATCCGATCAACACTGCTACGGACCGCGAACGCCTGCTCAAGTACCGCGATCTGGCGGCCGCTGAGAAGGATGTTTTGTTCGGGGGACGGCTCGGCACGTACAAGTACCTGGACATGCACATGGCCATCGGGTCCGCGCTGACCATGTTTGACAACCAGATCCGCCCGCATTTTGAGGGCGGCGCCAAGATTGAAAGTGGAGGGGTCGACGCATGA
- a CDS encoding glycosyltransferase: MSAADETNDWTRIQRVILPSADQTDTIPLYVDAGPASGIRLRENDELARSPKLPEDKLQMFSSGSRQAHFEDLLSRESMRVRSGEQISFGTYFNAFPASYWRRWTSVRDIRLVVRTTGTGAVTVYKSNARGSVQRVDGHHVDGDSTSVFELSLKPFGDGGWYWFDLAASSTDLVLESGQWETPDHVNHRGQVTLEITTMNKPDFCLNNARILSDNLDVLNDVKEILIVDQGTQKVEDQVGFTEVQEALGGKLRVINQANLGGSGGFARGMYEAVENGSDYVLLLDDDIVVEPESIVRLLTFADYCRKPTIVGGHMFDLYSRSVLHTFGEVVDPYRIVPAQPHADMELRHDFSVANLRQTAWLHRRVDVDYNGWWMCLIPTQVIKEIGLSLPLFIKWDDAEYGLRAREAGFATVSLPGAAVWHVSWADKDDMVGWQSYFHERNRLITTLIHSPYPKGGRVLRESVQADVKHLVSMQYFTEHGRIEALKDIFKGPDDLHQVLATRLPEINALKSEYPDAQLKDDVDDFPAPKLGRGPMGGAPIGMPRKKDLVPWGIKTVSRQLVKTPAPESAERPQGFLAHRDNRWFRLAHYDSVIVSNAEGTGASWYRRDPKKLKLMLTEATRLHLRLYREWDKLAEQYRAAVPGITSMAAWKRTFDADAKDRN; this comes from the coding sequence ATGAGCGCCGCGGACGAAACGAACGATTGGACGCGGATCCAGCGGGTCATCCTGCCCTCCGCCGATCAGACGGACACCATCCCGCTGTACGTGGATGCGGGTCCCGCCAGCGGCATCCGGCTGCGGGAGAACGATGAATTGGCGCGCTCCCCGAAGCTCCCCGAAGACAAACTGCAGATGTTCAGTTCGGGAAGCCGCCAGGCGCACTTCGAGGACTTGCTCTCGCGGGAGTCCATGCGTGTGCGGTCCGGTGAGCAGATCTCCTTCGGCACCTATTTCAATGCGTTCCCTGCAAGTTACTGGCGACGGTGGACCTCGGTCCGTGACATCCGGCTCGTGGTCCGGACCACCGGCACAGGTGCCGTGACGGTTTACAAGTCCAACGCCCGTGGCTCCGTTCAGCGGGTCGATGGCCACCACGTGGACGGCGACTCCACCTCGGTTTTCGAACTCTCCCTCAAGCCGTTCGGCGACGGCGGCTGGTACTGGTTCGATCTTGCGGCGAGCTCCACGGACCTCGTGCTGGAGTCCGGACAGTGGGAAACCCCGGACCATGTGAACCACCGAGGCCAGGTGACACTGGAAATCACCACAATGAACAAACCCGATTTCTGCCTCAACAACGCCCGGATTCTCTCTGACAACCTCGACGTCCTCAACGATGTCAAAGAGATCCTGATCGTGGACCAAGGGACGCAGAAGGTTGAGGACCAGGTCGGTTTCACTGAGGTCCAGGAAGCACTCGGCGGTAAACTCCGGGTCATCAACCAGGCCAACCTGGGCGGTTCCGGCGGCTTTGCCCGCGGCATGTACGAAGCGGTAGAGAATGGCAGCGACTATGTGCTTCTGCTCGACGACGATATCGTCGTCGAGCCCGAAAGCATCGTTCGTCTCCTGACATTCGCCGACTACTGCCGGAAGCCCACTATCGTCGGCGGCCACATGTTCGACCTTTACAGCCGCAGCGTCCTGCACACCTTTGGCGAGGTCGTCGACCCCTACCGAATCGTGCCGGCTCAGCCACATGCCGACATGGAACTCCGCCACGATTTCAGCGTCGCCAACCTCCGGCAGACCGCTTGGCTGCACCGCCGAGTGGACGTTGATTACAACGGCTGGTGGATGTGTCTGATCCCAACGCAGGTGATCAAGGAGATCGGGCTTTCCCTACCGTTGTTCATCAAATGGGACGACGCCGAATATGGTCTGCGTGCCCGGGAGGCGGGTTTCGCGACGGTATCGTTGCCGGGTGCTGCCGTGTGGCACGTATCTTGGGCCGACAAAGATGACATGGTCGGCTGGCAGTCATACTTCCATGAGCGCAACAGGCTGATTACAACGCTTATTCATAGCCCTTACCCCAAGGGTGGCCGTGTCTTGAGGGAGTCGGTTCAGGCCGATGTAAAGCATCTTGTCTCCATGCAGTACTTCACTGAGCACGGCCGGATCGAGGCTTTGAAGGACATCTTCAAGGGACCCGATGATCTTCACCAGGTTCTGGCCACCCGCCTACCGGAAATCAACGCACTGAAGTCCGAGTACCCGGACGCCCAGCTCAAGGACGACGTCGACGACTTCCCTGCGCCGAAATTGGGTCGCGGACCCATGGGGGGCGCCCCCATCGGCATGCCGCGCAAGAAAGACCTGGTTCCCTGGGGAATCAAGACAGTTTCGCGTCAGCTGGTCAAGACTCCTGCGCCGGAAAGCGCCGAGCGTCCGCAGGGATTTTTGGCCCACCGCGACAACCGGTGGTTCCGGCTTGCGCACTACGACAGCGTCATAGTGTCCAATGCAGAGGGAACGGGGGCCTCCTGGTATCGGCGGGACCCCAAGAAGCTGAAGTTGATGCTGACTGAAGCAACACGCCTGCATCTCCGGCTTTACCGCGAGTGGGACAAGCTGGCTGAACAGTACCGCGCCGCCGTTCCCGGGATTACCTCAATGGCAGCCTGGAAAAGGACGTTCGACGCCGACGCCAAGGACCGCAACTAG
- a CDS encoding ABC transporter permease: MAGQVDQLVKPGSGRGLLDVYGDRFLLKLLVRKEIKIRYRGSVLGLMWSYVKPLMQFLIYFIALGIFLNLEHGTPNYAIYLFSGIVLVNFFTESLSNATRSIVDNRDLIRKIYLPRELFPVATVWVSAAHFLPQLLVLIAACLFVGWTPSILQIAAAVLIFVMVAVLATGLGLMFGAVNVYFRDSENIVDMIVMVVTWASPVLYVWTMVERVMGQWFWVYMLNPMTTAVGVFHWTFWEPTLKADQVVSDPMPPDLLSFWLPVSMLTSVAILFLGQLMFRRLSVHFAQEL, from the coding sequence ATGGCCGGACAAGTCGACCAACTAGTAAAACCCGGAAGCGGCCGCGGACTGCTCGACGTCTACGGTGACCGGTTCCTGCTGAAGCTGCTGGTACGCAAGGAAATCAAAATCCGTTATCGCGGATCAGTGCTCGGGCTGATGTGGTCCTATGTGAAACCACTGATGCAGTTCCTGATCTACTTCATCGCGCTGGGCATATTCCTGAATCTTGAGCACGGGACGCCCAACTATGCGATCTACCTCTTTTCGGGCATCGTGCTGGTCAACTTTTTTACGGAGTCATTGTCCAATGCCACCCGATCAATCGTTGACAACCGAGACCTCATCCGAAAGATCTACTTGCCGCGGGAGCTATTCCCGGTGGCAACGGTATGGGTCTCGGCGGCGCACTTCCTGCCACAACTGCTCGTCCTGATCGCTGCCTGCCTGTTTGTGGGCTGGACCCCGTCGATCCTGCAGATAGCCGCTGCGGTCCTGATTTTCGTTATGGTCGCAGTGCTGGCTACGGGCCTCGGTCTGATGTTCGGCGCCGTCAACGTCTACTTCCGCGACTCCGAGAACATTGTGGACATGATCGTTATGGTCGTCACGTGGGCTTCTCCGGTGCTCTACGTATGGACCATGGTCGAGCGTGTCATGGGACAGTGGTTCTGGGTCTACATGCTGAACCCGATGACCACCGCCGTCGGAGTTTTTCACTGGACTTTTTGGGAACCGACACTGAAGGCCGACCAGGTGGTCAGCGATCCAATGCCCCCGGACCTGCTGAGCTTCTGGCTTCCAGTTTCCATGCTCACCTCCGTCGCCATCCTGTTCCTTGGCCAGTTGATGTTCCGCCGGCTTTCCGTCCACTTCGCACAGGAGCTCTAA
- a CDS encoding ABC transporter ATP-binding protein, whose translation MTKRGHVAISCIGVRKQFVLRHTRSLKEALVWLVKGRKGDLSKRFLALDNVSLEVKQGETVALMGLNGSGKSTLLKLISGVLQPDGGTVRTRGRVAGLIEVGAGFHHDLSGRDNVYLNGAILGMSEKQIDEMFDSIVEFSEIGEFIDTEVKFYSSGMYLRLAFSIAVHTDPEVFLIDEILAVGDEPFQRKCIAKIKELSEMGKTLFVVSHDLDLVATVCERGVLLEHGKVVMDAEVHEVVDELRRRSSVG comes from the coding sequence ATGACGAAGCGCGGCCACGTTGCCATCAGCTGTATCGGCGTCCGCAAGCAGTTCGTTCTGCGCCACACCCGGTCCCTCAAGGAGGCTCTGGTCTGGCTGGTCAAGGGACGTAAGGGGGACCTGTCGAAAAGATTCCTCGCGCTCGACAACGTATCGCTCGAGGTCAAACAGGGCGAAACTGTCGCACTCATGGGGCTCAACGGTTCCGGAAAGTCGACACTACTGAAGCTGATCTCTGGAGTCCTGCAACCTGACGGCGGCACGGTGCGGACCCGGGGGCGCGTGGCCGGCCTGATTGAAGTCGGCGCAGGCTTCCACCATGACCTCAGCGGCCGGGACAACGTCTATCTCAACGGCGCCATCCTTGGCATGTCAGAGAAGCAGATCGATGAGATGTTCGATTCCATCGTCGAGTTCTCCGAGATCGGAGAATTCATTGACACGGAAGTGAAGTTCTACTCCTCGGGAATGTACCTGCGCCTGGCGTTTTCAATTGCGGTACACACAGACCCTGAGGTCTTCCTGATTGATGAAATTCTTGCTGTGGGCGACGAGCCGTTCCAGCGCAAGTGCATCGCCAAGATCAAGGAACTTTCGGAAATGGGGAAGACCCTGTTTGTGGTGAGCCATGACCTGGATCTGGTCGCCACCGTGTGTGAACGGGGCGTCCTGCTCGAACACGGCAAGGTGGTCATGGACGCTGAAGTGCACGAGGTCGTAGACGAGCTCCGGCGAAGGTCTTCGGTGGGTTAG
- a CDS encoding L,D-transpeptidase family protein produces the protein MHRAITMEIPVSPTATPEPTPPATTPPATGPETATPKPSAPDSSLAVSPRPAVTPGNSPTTGTLPTQPAVEGAAATAVTPPPGAAAAITAVWSGLGGASGALGAATADIICGLADDGCHRTFQNGNVYWSAISGAQPVWGANLVAYKNFGAQGGGLRYPLRAEICGYRDGGCSQLFQGGELFWSPATGSNPVWGANRVAYMNYGAQNGGLRYPTGPEICGLADGGCSQAFQGAQLYWSPATGSNPVWGANLVAYKNHNAASGGLHYPTGAEICGLRDGGCSQIFQGGQLLWSPATGSSPLWGANRAAYINQGAQNGGLRYPVGSEICGLRAGGCMQNFQGGQLFWSPTTGSNTVWGAVGATWTSRGGPSGSLGYPTETEKCWSGGCQQWFENGSLSWTPISGPKLYISPSGYCEAINRGSVNYGTGGAQRVTFAIAEQYSTSPVTSVTCAKSGGHYAYEWSTWAQAGESGFARPGVASGPTINKFSPTGSFTVTDAFGLGNPGTALNYLTLNPYSRWGGRLNANYNRYFESSADIFPDENMWYYATRPAHDYRQGVVINYNREPDSSIVMNAGFAIFLHANRYPSWGCIAMNEPDVVRFMNSAVPGDHIVMGVVADVFR, from the coding sequence ATGCATCGGGCAATAACCATGGAAATTCCGGTGTCGCCAACTGCAACCCCAGAACCCACGCCGCCGGCGACAACTCCCCCGGCCACAGGGCCGGAGACTGCCACACCAAAACCGTCAGCGCCTGACAGCTCTCTCGCAGTGTCACCGCGGCCGGCGGTAACCCCGGGCAATTCTCCAACCACAGGGACTCTGCCAACACAGCCAGCGGTTGAGGGCGCGGCCGCCACCGCAGTGACGCCGCCGCCGGGGGCCGCGGCGGCAATTACCGCCGTGTGGTCGGGCCTTGGCGGAGCCTCCGGCGCGCTCGGCGCGGCCACCGCCGACATTATCTGTGGACTGGCTGACGACGGGTGCCACAGAACATTCCAGAATGGCAACGTGTACTGGTCGGCAATATCCGGCGCCCAGCCAGTATGGGGCGCCAACCTGGTCGCCTACAAGAATTTTGGTGCACAGGGGGGCGGTCTCCGCTATCCTCTGAGAGCCGAGATTTGCGGGTATCGCGATGGCGGTTGCTCTCAACTGTTCCAGGGCGGGGAACTGTTTTGGTCGCCGGCCACAGGGTCGAACCCGGTATGGGGCGCAAACCGCGTCGCGTATATGAACTATGGGGCACAGAACGGTGGACTCCGCTACCCCACAGGTCCAGAGATCTGCGGGCTCGCGGATGGTGGCTGCTCCCAGGCCTTCCAAGGGGCCCAGCTCTACTGGTCCCCGGCCACCGGGTCCAATCCCGTTTGGGGTGCCAACCTTGTGGCTTACAAGAACCACAACGCCGCATCGGGGGGCCTGCACTATCCGACAGGAGCCGAGATTTGCGGCCTTCGCGACGGCGGTTGCTCCCAGATTTTCCAGGGTGGTCAACTGCTATGGTCGCCTGCCACCGGTTCCAGTCCACTCTGGGGTGCCAACCGCGCCGCATACATCAACCAGGGCGCGCAGAATGGAGGACTAAGGTACCCCGTTGGATCCGAAATCTGCGGATTGCGGGCAGGCGGTTGTATGCAGAACTTCCAAGGCGGCCAACTCTTTTGGTCCCCAACCACGGGGTCAAACACCGTCTGGGGTGCCGTAGGCGCCACTTGGACGAGTCGCGGAGGACCCAGCGGTTCATTGGGGTACCCCACTGAGACCGAGAAGTGCTGGAGCGGCGGTTGCCAACAGTGGTTCGAGAATGGCTCCCTAAGCTGGACACCAATTTCAGGACCGAAACTTTACATCTCGCCCAGTGGCTATTGCGAGGCCATAAACCGAGGGTCAGTTAACTACGGAACCGGCGGCGCGCAGCGTGTCACGTTCGCCATCGCAGAGCAGTACTCCACGTCGCCAGTCACATCTGTCACATGTGCGAAATCCGGAGGCCATTACGCCTATGAATGGTCAACTTGGGCCCAGGCCGGAGAATCCGGCTTTGCGAGGCCCGGGGTCGCCTCGGGACCCACCATCAACAAGTTCTCCCCAACGGGTTCTTTCACAGTGACGGATGCTTTCGGGCTCGGCAACCCGGGCACTGCACTCAACTACCTGACCCTGAACCCCTACTCTCGGTGGGGCGGCCGGCTCAACGCCAATTACAACAGGTACTTCGAGTCCAGCGCGGACATTTTCCCGGACGAGAACATGTGGTATTATGCCACTCGACCTGCCCACGACTACCGGCAGGGTGTCGTCATCAACTACAACCGCGAGCCGGATTCGAGCATTGTCATGAATGCCGGATTCGCAATCTTCCTGCATGCAAACCGGTATCCGAGTTGGGGGTGCATCGCTATGAACGAACCTGATGTGGTGCGTTTCATGAACAGCGCCGTCCCCGGCGACCACATCGTGATGGGTGTCGTTGCCGATGTTTTCCGCTAG